The Sphingomonas alpina genome has a segment encoding these proteins:
- a CDS encoding phage capsid protein: MADNWAESLRTVEYRNNVTHELKQQPGILYPLAGSSDTYSSKSAEIEQRFAGLTLQKKTTRNGDTNNVDPSASVRFVKKPGSSNVAPLLDRDDKHATSVDMKSPLVMETADAVRAYHDDQFLTGWWGNGWTGETGDIAVPFTAGNKVAHTYGGGGSVGLTKAKLIELRRLLGTANVSMQREKPIILLDPDSESDLLNINEYVNKDFGEGSPLMTGEIKPWLGFRFFSVNMKDAVAFPNSAALFQVGGINRLPVIIPSGIHRGVWVEFFGKITERDDKQFSEQIYAEAESAVVRTNEAKAWFLETKPAA, from the coding sequence ATGGCAGACAATTGGGCAGAGTCCCTTCGCACCGTCGAGTATCGCAACAACGTCACGCACGAGTTGAAACAGCAGCCGGGCATTCTCTATCCGCTGGCCGGTTCGTCCGACACCTATTCGTCCAAGTCGGCAGAGATCGAACAGCGCTTCGCCGGCCTGACGCTGCAGAAGAAAACGACCCGCAACGGCGACACCAACAATGTCGATCCGAGCGCGTCGGTCCGCTTCGTCAAGAAGCCCGGTTCGTCGAATGTGGCTCCGTTGCTCGATCGCGACGACAAGCACGCCACGAGCGTCGACATGAAGTCGCCGCTGGTGATGGAAACTGCGGACGCGGTGCGCGCCTATCACGACGATCAGTTCCTGACCGGCTGGTGGGGCAATGGCTGGACGGGTGAGACGGGCGATATCGCTGTGCCGTTCACGGCGGGCAACAAGGTCGCACACACCTATGGCGGCGGCGGCAGTGTCGGGCTGACCAAGGCGAAGCTGATCGAACTGCGCCGGCTGCTCGGCACGGCCAATGTCAGCATGCAGCGCGAAAAGCCGATCATCCTGCTCGACCCGGATTCGGAGTCCGACCTGCTCAACATCAATGAGTACGTCAATAAGGACTTCGGCGAGGGATCGCCGCTGATGACGGGCGAGATCAAGCCATGGCTTGGGTTCCGCTTCTTCTCGGTCAACATGAAGGATGCGGTGGCGTTCCCCAATTCGGCGGCGCTGTTCCAGGTGGGCGGCATCAACCGCCTGCCGGTGATCATCCCGTCGGGCATCCATCGCGGTGTGTGGGTCGAGTTCTTCGGCAAGATCACGGAGCGCGATGACAAGCAGTTCAGCGAGCAGATCTACGCCGAGGCCGAATCGGCCGTGGTCCGCACCAATGAAGCAAAGGCGTGGTTCCTCGAAACCAAGCCTGCCGCCTGA